One genomic region from Evansella sp. LMS18 encodes:
- a CDS encoding metal ABC transporter permease, whose translation MEILQQLTFLERGIIAGLIIGFICPLVGAFLLVRRITIISEALSHITLTGITAGVFLSQAVIWLNFVNPLYTGFLFSLAGSLLVEKLRQVYRHFQELAVPIILSAGIGLSAVLISLAQSSYNEWYSYLFGSIVTVKLNDLFFIMFTGLAALLILGAFYKELLSISFDQEFAETTGISVNRLNFFFAVLVALVISMSMKVVGILLVGAMVTLPVAASIQVAKSFKQVIIFGIIFGETAMIAGIAISYYLNIATGGVIVVAGVVILIITNLVKRLIQARTAAS comes from the coding sequence ATGGAGATTCTCCAGCAGCTTACTTTTTTAGAAAGAGGAATCATAGCAGGATTGATTATTGGGTTTATCTGCCCTCTCGTGGGAGCCTTCCTGCTTGTCCGCAGGATAACGATAATTTCTGAAGCATTATCTCATATAACCTTAACAGGCATTACTGCTGGTGTTTTTCTGAGCCAGGCGGTAATATGGCTTAACTTTGTTAACCCTCTGTACACAGGTTTTTTATTTTCTCTTGCAGGTTCTCTGTTAGTGGAAAAGCTCCGGCAAGTATACCGGCATTTTCAGGAGCTGGCTGTTCCGATAATCTTATCTGCGGGTATCGGGCTGAGCGCAGTACTTATCAGTCTTGCCCAAAGCAGTTATAATGAATGGTACAGCTATCTTTTTGGAAGTATCGTAACGGTCAAGCTGAATGATCTCTTTTTTATCATGTTTACCGGACTTGCAGCACTACTGATTCTGGGTGCTTTTTATAAGGAGTTATTATCTATATCATTTGACCAGGAGTTTGCGGAAACCACAGGTATTTCAGTTAACAGGCTCAATTTCTTTTTCGCTGTATTAGTCGCACTTGTGATCTCGATGTCCATGAAAGTTGTAGGTATCCTGCTCGTGGGCGCGATGGTAACACTTCCGGTTGCCGCGAGCATACAGGTAGCAAAGAGCTTTAAACAAGTTATAATATTCGGGATTATTTTTGGGGAAACAGCAATGATTGCCGGGATTGCTATATCATATTACTTGAATATTGCAACCGGAGGAGTAATCGTAGTTGCAGGTGTAGTTATTCTGATAATCACAAATTTAGTGAAGCGGCTAATCCAGGCCAGAACTGCCGCTTCCTGA
- a CDS encoding Fur family transcriptional regulator, which produces MDLREAMILLKENGYKHTDKREDILQLFSDEKRYLAAKDVLEHLQKKYNGLSFDTIYRNLSLFADLGILESTELDGEKKFRFMCSTEHHHHHIICLDCGKTKHIHTCPMDTLSVPEEKFRVVGHKFEIYGYCEECS; this is translated from the coding sequence ATGGACCTTAGAGAAGCGATGATTCTTTTAAAGGAAAATGGATACAAGCATACGGATAAACGGGAGGATATCCTCCAGCTTTTTTCAGATGAAAAAAGATACCTGGCTGCCAAAGATGTCCTTGAACATTTGCAGAAAAAATATAACGGTTTAAGTTTTGATACGATATACAGGAATTTATCTTTGTTTGCGGATCTGGGAATTCTTGAGTCCACAGAGCTGGACGGCGAAAAGAAATTCCGTTTCATGTGTTCTACCGAGCATCATCACCATCATATTATTTGTCTTGATTGCGGAAAAACGAAGCATATCCATACATGCCCTATGGATACTCTTTCTGTACCGGAAGAGAAATTCAGAGTGGTTGGCCATAAGTTCGAAATATACGGATATTGTGAAGAATGCAGTTAA
- the ispG gene encoding flavodoxin-dependent (E)-4-hydroxy-3-methylbut-2-enyl-diphosphate synthase produces the protein MTQIIHRKNTRPVKVGPITIGGSDEVIIQSMTMTKTHDVEATVAEIKRLEEAGCQIVRVACPDMRAAEAIPEIKKRINIPLVVDIHFDYKLALKAIEGGADKIRLNPGNIGRREKVEAVVKAAKEKGIPIRIGVNAGSLEKRILDKYGYPTADGMVESALHHIKILEDLDFHDIIVSMKASDVRLAIEAYEKAAKTFDYPLHLGITESGTLFSGTIKSAAGLGILLNQGIGSTVRISLSADPVEEVKVAKELLKSFGLAANAATLVSCPTCGRIEIDLISIANEVEEYIQKINAPIKVSVLGCAVNGPGEAKEADIGIAGARGEGLLFRKGKTIRKVPEAEMVEELKKEIDKLAKEHEEKQKAELSSQE, from the coding sequence TTGACCCAGATTATTCACAGAAAGAACACACGTCCTGTCAAAGTAGGTCCAATTACTATAGGCGGCAGTGACGAAGTAATCATTCAAAGTATGACAATGACCAAAACTCATGATGTAGAAGCTACCGTAGCCGAAATTAAGCGCCTGGAAGAAGCGGGCTGCCAGATTGTCCGTGTTGCCTGCCCGGATATGAGGGCTGCAGAGGCTATCCCGGAGATTAAAAAACGAATTAATATCCCACTTGTCGTGGATATACATTTTGATTATAAGCTCGCCTTAAAAGCAATCGAAGGGGGAGCTGACAAAATCAGGCTTAACCCGGGGAATATAGGGCGCCGGGAAAAAGTTGAAGCAGTTGTAAAAGCAGCCAAAGAAAAAGGGATTCCGATCCGAATCGGAGTTAACGCTGGATCCCTTGAAAAACGAATTCTAGATAAATATGGCTATCCAACAGCAGACGGAATGGTGGAAAGCGCACTTCATCATATAAAAATCCTGGAAGACCTTGATTTTCACGATATTATTGTCTCCATGAAAGCTTCTGATGTAAGGCTTGCGATAGAAGCATATGAAAAGGCGGCAAAAACCTTTGATTATCCTCTGCATCTTGGTATTACAGAATCAGGGACCTTATTTTCCGGCACGATAAAAAGTGCTGCTGGTCTCGGGATTTTATTAAACCAGGGCATCGGAAGCACTGTCAGGATTTCATTAAGTGCCGACCCTGTGGAAGAGGTTAAAGTTGCCAAGGAGCTTCTTAAATCTTTCGGGCTCGCCGCCAACGCTGCTACATTGGTCTCCTGCCCTACTTGCGGGAGAATTGAAATAGACCTTATAAGCATTGCGAATGAAGTTGAAGAATATATACAAAAAATCAATGCACCGATTAAAGTTTCTGTACTTGGATGTGCCGTAAACGGACCTGGTGAAGCAAAAGAAGCCGATATCGGTATTGCCGGAGCCAGGGGAGAAGGATTGCTCTTCCGTAAAGGAAAAACCATCCGTAAAGTACCGGAAGCTGAAATGGTGGAAGAACTGAAGAAGGAAATTGATAAACTGGCAAAAGAGCATGAAGAGAAGCAAAAAGCTGAACTAAGCAGCCAGGAATAA